In Vigna radiata var. radiata cultivar VC1973A chromosome 3, Vradiata_ver6, whole genome shotgun sequence, the following proteins share a genomic window:
- the LOC106756818 gene encoding uncharacterized protein LOC106756818 isoform X2: MISEPASSLRKRAAQDRRLSIIDVSSADDSLLEGNALHHHSENQANGDLLCTPNSKNFEDAAIKVQQWEHEPHSNGAYGSEKPKKNSKCNLRKSLAWDSAFFTSAGVLDAEELSSIIEGVEKDEKHELPDIQEDVYKSCESISTLASDSLTFESAEVEGDLFEDLRASIQKSSRKSSPAGAKTKVPSSPAVPGFQTHDSSKKVGMVSRNKMKAPPGSKNLSSGTQGFGKTTKKNNPIFPQLPQPAATRRESSILRQSKVLPKPSLSSTTSSKRESLGNLHVKAERDKAKRIIGARVSSVTKTSVVGGSRGIVPKPTLPSKLSAGPTVPTRTKSVASTSSDVRTPSRIAPRNKAEPEISSLSSMMSATKLSSSISPASSISDWSSSESSSTISMAKRVCNSSRSSIDSGSTRKGLLDADADQGTHSHIPQNDQSLERQEDQHRGLTSQKERTTPGVAVLPPAPKKPSGLRLPSPKIGFFDGVKPLVRTPRGGTQPRSVVPGNLPKHGALSPNEGQHKTELGKLHDSKSIVSIENTKSINQQAPHPNSFLESPDVAIKTSNGAQNKSSSDLALGADENTSLIHVVEKTNHDLLPLKGVNNQANAHRDDQIDSLSKQVGHMDIHFETREKFNHDSLSLLQTDISSQDDCNGLELSNHVEIIDRPKKEELLKSSSTPCLPVSPTNFDVSALERSPFVVKDSFCNMDGVVLTESTVSETKSTTNLPVPDSINMKENN; encoded by the exons ATGATTTCCGAACCTGCGAGTTCCCTGAGAAAGAGGGCCGCCCAAGACCGACGCCTCAGCATCATCGACGTATCTTCCGCCGATGACTCGCTTCTCGAAGGAAACGCTCTCCATCACCATTCag AAAATCAAGCGAACGGGGATTTATTGTGCACCCCGAACTCGAAGAATTTCGAAGACGCCGCCATCAAAGTCCAGCAGTGGGAGCACGAGCCTCACTCCAATGGCGCGTACGGAAGCGAAAAACCTAAGAAAAATAGCAAATGCAATTTGCGCAAGAGTTTGGCCTGGGACAGTGCCTTTTTCACCAGCGCCG GGGTTTTGGATGCTGAGGAGTTGTCTAGTATAATTGAAGGCGTTGAGAAGGATGAGAAGCATGAATTACCTGATATACAAGAGGATGTGTACAAGTCGTGTGAGTCCATATCTACTTTAGCGAGTGATAGTTTGACTTTTGAGAGTGCGGAGGTGGAGGGTGATTTGTTTGAGGATTTAAGAGCTTCAATTCAGAAATCTAGCCGAAAGTCCAGCCCTGCTGGTGCAAAAACTAAAGTCCCATCTTCTCCTGCGGTTCCAGGGTTCCAAACTCATGACT CTTCCAAAAAAGTTGGCATGGTTTCTCGCAACAAG atgaaGGCCCCACCTGGTTCTAAGAACCTAAGTTCAGGCACGCAAGGATTTGGGAAGACAACGAAAAAGAATAATCCTATTTTTCCACAACTTCCACAG CCTGCCGCTACAAGGAGAGAGTCGTCTATTTTAAGACAATCAAAGGTACTACCAAAGCCTAGTTTAAGTTCCACAACTTCTTCCAAGAGAGAATCCCTTGGCAATCTACATGTTAAAGCTGAAAGGGACAAGGCAAAACGAATAATTGGTG CTAGAGTCAGTTCAGTGACAAAAACATCTGTTGTTGGAGGTTCTCGAGGCATTGTGCCTAAGCCCACACTACCATCCAAATTATCTGCGGGACCGACAGTGCCAACCAGGACTAAATCAGTGGCTTCCACATCTTCCG ATGTTAGAACGCCTTCAAGAATAGCTCCAAGAAATAAAGCTGAACCGGAGATTTCTAGTCTTTCAAGCATGATGTCTGCAACAAAGCTTTCTTCTAGTATTTCACCTGCTAGTTCTATCAGTGACTGGTCTTCGTCAGAATCATCTTCAACAATTTCGATGGCTAAACGTGTATGTAATAGTTCAAGGTCCAGCATCGATAGTGGCTCAACCAGGAAGGGTTTATTGGATGCTGATGCAGATCAAGGTACACATTCTCACATTCCTCAGAATGATCAAAGCTTAGAAAGGCAAGAGGATCAGCATCGTGGGTTAACTAGTCAAAAGGAAAGGACAACTCCTGGAGTGGCAGTTCTTCCTCCAGCTCCCAAGAAACCTTCAGGCCTTCGTCTGCCTTCGCCAAAAATTGGTTTCTTTGATGgg GTGAAGCCCTTAGTGCGCACGCCACGTGGGGGGACGCAACCACGCTCTGTTGTACCTGGTAACTTGCCAAAACATGGAGCTCTAAGTCCAAATGAAGGCCAACACAAAACAGAACTTGGAAAGCTTCATGATTCTAAATCTATCGTGTCAATTGAAAATACAAAATCCATTAACCAGCAAGCTCCACATCCAAATTCTTTTCTTGAATCGCCAGATGTTGCAATCAAGACATCTAATGGTGCGCAGAATAAAAGCTCTTCCGACCTGGCCTTGGGTGCTGATGAAAATACATCACTCATCCATGTAGTGGAGAAAACTAATCATGATTTGCTACCACTTAAAGGTGTCAATAACCAGGCAAATGCTCATCGTGATGATCAAATTGATAGTTTGAGCAAACAAGTGGGACATATGGACATACATTTTGAGACACGGGAAAAGTTTAACCATGATTCCCTTTCTTTATTGCAGACTGATATCAGCTCCCAAGATGACTGTAATGGTCTGGAGTTATCTAATCACGTAGAGATCATTGATCGTCCTAAGAAAGAGGAATTACTGAAGAGTTCTTCTACTCCATGTCTCCCTGTCTCCCCAACAAATTTCGATGTGTCCGCTTTAGAGAGGAGTCCCTTTGTAGTCAAGGATTCCTTTTGCAATATGGATGGCGTTGTCTTGACAGAATCAACAGTTTCAGAAACAAAATCGACGACCAACTTGCCTGTGCCAGATAGCATTAATATGAAGGAAAACAACTAA
- the LOC106756818 gene encoding uncharacterized protein LOC106756818 isoform X1, with protein sequence MISEPASSLRKRAAQDRRLSIIDVSSADDSLLEGNALHHHSENQANGDLLCTPNSKNFEDAAIKVQQWEHEPHSNGAYGSEKPKKNSKCNLRKSLAWDSAFFTSAGVLDAEELSSIIEGVEKDEKHELPDIQEDVYKSCESISTLASDSLTFESAEVEGDLFEDLRASIQKSSRKSSPAGAKTKVPSSPAVPGFQTHDSSKKVGMVSRNKMKAPPGSKNLSSGTQGFGKTTKKNNPIFPQLPQKPAATRRESSILRQSKVLPKPSLSSTTSSKRESLGNLHVKAERDKAKRIIGARVSSVTKTSVVGGSRGIVPKPTLPSKLSAGPTVPTRTKSVASTSSDVRTPSRIAPRNKAEPEISSLSSMMSATKLSSSISPASSISDWSSSESSSTISMAKRVCNSSRSSIDSGSTRKGLLDADADQGTHSHIPQNDQSLERQEDQHRGLTSQKERTTPGVAVLPPAPKKPSGLRLPSPKIGFFDGVKPLVRTPRGGTQPRSVVPGNLPKHGALSPNEGQHKTELGKLHDSKSIVSIENTKSINQQAPHPNSFLESPDVAIKTSNGAQNKSSSDLALGADENTSLIHVVEKTNHDLLPLKGVNNQANAHRDDQIDSLSKQVGHMDIHFETREKFNHDSLSLLQTDISSQDDCNGLELSNHVEIIDRPKKEELLKSSSTPCLPVSPTNFDVSALERSPFVVKDSFCNMDGVVLTESTVSETKSTTNLPVPDSINMKENN encoded by the exons ATGATTTCCGAACCTGCGAGTTCCCTGAGAAAGAGGGCCGCCCAAGACCGACGCCTCAGCATCATCGACGTATCTTCCGCCGATGACTCGCTTCTCGAAGGAAACGCTCTCCATCACCATTCag AAAATCAAGCGAACGGGGATTTATTGTGCACCCCGAACTCGAAGAATTTCGAAGACGCCGCCATCAAAGTCCAGCAGTGGGAGCACGAGCCTCACTCCAATGGCGCGTACGGAAGCGAAAAACCTAAGAAAAATAGCAAATGCAATTTGCGCAAGAGTTTGGCCTGGGACAGTGCCTTTTTCACCAGCGCCG GGGTTTTGGATGCTGAGGAGTTGTCTAGTATAATTGAAGGCGTTGAGAAGGATGAGAAGCATGAATTACCTGATATACAAGAGGATGTGTACAAGTCGTGTGAGTCCATATCTACTTTAGCGAGTGATAGTTTGACTTTTGAGAGTGCGGAGGTGGAGGGTGATTTGTTTGAGGATTTAAGAGCTTCAATTCAGAAATCTAGCCGAAAGTCCAGCCCTGCTGGTGCAAAAACTAAAGTCCCATCTTCTCCTGCGGTTCCAGGGTTCCAAACTCATGACT CTTCCAAAAAAGTTGGCATGGTTTCTCGCAACAAG atgaaGGCCCCACCTGGTTCTAAGAACCTAAGTTCAGGCACGCAAGGATTTGGGAAGACAACGAAAAAGAATAATCCTATTTTTCCACAACTTCCACAG aAGCCTGCCGCTACAAGGAGAGAGTCGTCTATTTTAAGACAATCAAAGGTACTACCAAAGCCTAGTTTAAGTTCCACAACTTCTTCCAAGAGAGAATCCCTTGGCAATCTACATGTTAAAGCTGAAAGGGACAAGGCAAAACGAATAATTGGTG CTAGAGTCAGTTCAGTGACAAAAACATCTGTTGTTGGAGGTTCTCGAGGCATTGTGCCTAAGCCCACACTACCATCCAAATTATCTGCGGGACCGACAGTGCCAACCAGGACTAAATCAGTGGCTTCCACATCTTCCG ATGTTAGAACGCCTTCAAGAATAGCTCCAAGAAATAAAGCTGAACCGGAGATTTCTAGTCTTTCAAGCATGATGTCTGCAACAAAGCTTTCTTCTAGTATTTCACCTGCTAGTTCTATCAGTGACTGGTCTTCGTCAGAATCATCTTCAACAATTTCGATGGCTAAACGTGTATGTAATAGTTCAAGGTCCAGCATCGATAGTGGCTCAACCAGGAAGGGTTTATTGGATGCTGATGCAGATCAAGGTACACATTCTCACATTCCTCAGAATGATCAAAGCTTAGAAAGGCAAGAGGATCAGCATCGTGGGTTAACTAGTCAAAAGGAAAGGACAACTCCTGGAGTGGCAGTTCTTCCTCCAGCTCCCAAGAAACCTTCAGGCCTTCGTCTGCCTTCGCCAAAAATTGGTTTCTTTGATGgg GTGAAGCCCTTAGTGCGCACGCCACGTGGGGGGACGCAACCACGCTCTGTTGTACCTGGTAACTTGCCAAAACATGGAGCTCTAAGTCCAAATGAAGGCCAACACAAAACAGAACTTGGAAAGCTTCATGATTCTAAATCTATCGTGTCAATTGAAAATACAAAATCCATTAACCAGCAAGCTCCACATCCAAATTCTTTTCTTGAATCGCCAGATGTTGCAATCAAGACATCTAATGGTGCGCAGAATAAAAGCTCTTCCGACCTGGCCTTGGGTGCTGATGAAAATACATCACTCATCCATGTAGTGGAGAAAACTAATCATGATTTGCTACCACTTAAAGGTGTCAATAACCAGGCAAATGCTCATCGTGATGATCAAATTGATAGTTTGAGCAAACAAGTGGGACATATGGACATACATTTTGAGACACGGGAAAAGTTTAACCATGATTCCCTTTCTTTATTGCAGACTGATATCAGCTCCCAAGATGACTGTAATGGTCTGGAGTTATCTAATCACGTAGAGATCATTGATCGTCCTAAGAAAGAGGAATTACTGAAGAGTTCTTCTACTCCATGTCTCCCTGTCTCCCCAACAAATTTCGATGTGTCCGCTTTAGAGAGGAGTCCCTTTGTAGTCAAGGATTCCTTTTGCAATATGGATGGCGTTGTCTTGACAGAATCAACAGTTTCAGAAACAAAATCGACGACCAACTTGCCTGTGCCAGATAGCATTAATATGAAGGAAAACAACTAA
- the LOC106756818 gene encoding uncharacterized protein LOC106756818 isoform X3 gives MISEPASSLRKRAAQDRRLSIIDVSSADDSLLEGNALHHHSENQANGDLLCTPNSKNFEDAAIKVQQWEHEPHSNGAYGSEKPKKNSKCNLRKSLAWDSAFFTSAGVLDAEELSSIIEGVEKDEKHELPDIQEDVYKSCESISTLASDSLTFESAEVEGDLFEDLRASIQKSSRKSSPAGAKTKVPSSPAVPGFQTHDSSKKVGMVSRNKMKAPPGSKNLSSGTQGFGKTTKKNNPIFPQLPQKPAATRRESSILRQSKVLPKPSLSSTTSSKRESLGNLHVKAERDKAKRIIARVSSVTKTSVVGGSRGIVPKPTLPSKLSAGPTVPTRTKSVASTSSDVRTPSRIAPRNKAEPEISSLSSMMSATKLSSSISPASSISDWSSSESSSTISMAKRVCNSSRSSIDSGSTRKGLLDADADQGTHSHIPQNDQSLERQEDQHRGLTSQKERTTPGVAVLPPAPKKPSGLRLPSPKIGFFDGVKPLVRTPRGGTQPRSVVPGNLPKHGALSPNEGQHKTELGKLHDSKSIVSIENTKSINQQAPHPNSFLESPDVAIKTSNGAQNKSSSDLALGADENTSLIHVVEKTNHDLLPLKGVNNQANAHRDDQIDSLSKQVGHMDIHFETREKFNHDSLSLLQTDISSQDDCNGLELSNHVEIIDRPKKEELLKSSSTPCLPVSPTNFDVSALERSPFVVKDSFCNMDGVVLTESTVSETKSTTNLPVPDSINMKENN, from the exons ATGATTTCCGAACCTGCGAGTTCCCTGAGAAAGAGGGCCGCCCAAGACCGACGCCTCAGCATCATCGACGTATCTTCCGCCGATGACTCGCTTCTCGAAGGAAACGCTCTCCATCACCATTCag AAAATCAAGCGAACGGGGATTTATTGTGCACCCCGAACTCGAAGAATTTCGAAGACGCCGCCATCAAAGTCCAGCAGTGGGAGCACGAGCCTCACTCCAATGGCGCGTACGGAAGCGAAAAACCTAAGAAAAATAGCAAATGCAATTTGCGCAAGAGTTTGGCCTGGGACAGTGCCTTTTTCACCAGCGCCG GGGTTTTGGATGCTGAGGAGTTGTCTAGTATAATTGAAGGCGTTGAGAAGGATGAGAAGCATGAATTACCTGATATACAAGAGGATGTGTACAAGTCGTGTGAGTCCATATCTACTTTAGCGAGTGATAGTTTGACTTTTGAGAGTGCGGAGGTGGAGGGTGATTTGTTTGAGGATTTAAGAGCTTCAATTCAGAAATCTAGCCGAAAGTCCAGCCCTGCTGGTGCAAAAACTAAAGTCCCATCTTCTCCTGCGGTTCCAGGGTTCCAAACTCATGACT CTTCCAAAAAAGTTGGCATGGTTTCTCGCAACAAG atgaaGGCCCCACCTGGTTCTAAGAACCTAAGTTCAGGCACGCAAGGATTTGGGAAGACAACGAAAAAGAATAATCCTATTTTTCCACAACTTCCACAG aAGCCTGCCGCTACAAGGAGAGAGTCGTCTATTTTAAGACAATCAAAGGTACTACCAAAGCCTAGTTTAAGTTCCACAACTTCTTCCAAGAGAGAATCCCTTGGCAATCTACATGTTAAAGCTGAAAGGGACAAGGCAAAACGAATAATTG CTAGAGTCAGTTCAGTGACAAAAACATCTGTTGTTGGAGGTTCTCGAGGCATTGTGCCTAAGCCCACACTACCATCCAAATTATCTGCGGGACCGACAGTGCCAACCAGGACTAAATCAGTGGCTTCCACATCTTCCG ATGTTAGAACGCCTTCAAGAATAGCTCCAAGAAATAAAGCTGAACCGGAGATTTCTAGTCTTTCAAGCATGATGTCTGCAACAAAGCTTTCTTCTAGTATTTCACCTGCTAGTTCTATCAGTGACTGGTCTTCGTCAGAATCATCTTCAACAATTTCGATGGCTAAACGTGTATGTAATAGTTCAAGGTCCAGCATCGATAGTGGCTCAACCAGGAAGGGTTTATTGGATGCTGATGCAGATCAAGGTACACATTCTCACATTCCTCAGAATGATCAAAGCTTAGAAAGGCAAGAGGATCAGCATCGTGGGTTAACTAGTCAAAAGGAAAGGACAACTCCTGGAGTGGCAGTTCTTCCTCCAGCTCCCAAGAAACCTTCAGGCCTTCGTCTGCCTTCGCCAAAAATTGGTTTCTTTGATGgg GTGAAGCCCTTAGTGCGCACGCCACGTGGGGGGACGCAACCACGCTCTGTTGTACCTGGTAACTTGCCAAAACATGGAGCTCTAAGTCCAAATGAAGGCCAACACAAAACAGAACTTGGAAAGCTTCATGATTCTAAATCTATCGTGTCAATTGAAAATACAAAATCCATTAACCAGCAAGCTCCACATCCAAATTCTTTTCTTGAATCGCCAGATGTTGCAATCAAGACATCTAATGGTGCGCAGAATAAAAGCTCTTCCGACCTGGCCTTGGGTGCTGATGAAAATACATCACTCATCCATGTAGTGGAGAAAACTAATCATGATTTGCTACCACTTAAAGGTGTCAATAACCAGGCAAATGCTCATCGTGATGATCAAATTGATAGTTTGAGCAAACAAGTGGGACATATGGACATACATTTTGAGACACGGGAAAAGTTTAACCATGATTCCCTTTCTTTATTGCAGACTGATATCAGCTCCCAAGATGACTGTAATGGTCTGGAGTTATCTAATCACGTAGAGATCATTGATCGTCCTAAGAAAGAGGAATTACTGAAGAGTTCTTCTACTCCATGTCTCCCTGTCTCCCCAACAAATTTCGATGTGTCCGCTTTAGAGAGGAGTCCCTTTGTAGTCAAGGATTCCTTTTGCAATATGGATGGCGTTGTCTTGACAGAATCAACAGTTTCAGAAACAAAATCGACGACCAACTTGCCTGTGCCAGATAGCATTAATATGAAGGAAAACAACTAA
- the LOC106756818 gene encoding nascent polypeptide-associated complex subunit alpha, muscle-specific form isoform X4 — translation MISEPASSLRKRAAQDRRLSIIDVSSADDSLLEGNALHHHSENQANGDLLCTPNSKNFEDAAIKVQQWEHEPHSNGAYGSEKPKKNSKCNLRKSLAWDSAFFTSAGVLDAEELSSIIEGVEKDEKHELPDIQEDVYKSCESISTLASDSLTFESAEVEGDLFEDLRASIQKSSRKSSPAGAKTKVPSSPAVPGFQTHDSSKKVGMVSRNKMKAPPGSKNLSSGTQGFGKTTKKNNPIFPQLPQKPAATRRESSILRQSKVLPKPSLSSTTSSKRESLGNLHVKAERDKAKRIIGARVSSVTKTSVVGGSRGIVPKPTLPSKLSAGPTVPTRTKSVASTSSDVRTPSRIAPRNKAEPEISSLSSMMSATKLSSSISPASSISDWSSSESSSTISMAKRVCNSSRSSIDSGSTRKGLLDADADQGTHSHIPQNDQSLERQEDQHRGLTSQKERTTPGVAVLPPAPKKPSGLRLPSPKIGFFDGVKPLVRTPRGGTQPRSVVPGNLPKHGALSPNEGQHKTELGKLHDSKSIVSIENTKSINQQAPHPNSFLESPDVAIKTSNGAQNKSSSDLALGADENTSLIHVVEKTNHDLLPLKD, via the exons ATGATTTCCGAACCTGCGAGTTCCCTGAGAAAGAGGGCCGCCCAAGACCGACGCCTCAGCATCATCGACGTATCTTCCGCCGATGACTCGCTTCTCGAAGGAAACGCTCTCCATCACCATTCag AAAATCAAGCGAACGGGGATTTATTGTGCACCCCGAACTCGAAGAATTTCGAAGACGCCGCCATCAAAGTCCAGCAGTGGGAGCACGAGCCTCACTCCAATGGCGCGTACGGAAGCGAAAAACCTAAGAAAAATAGCAAATGCAATTTGCGCAAGAGTTTGGCCTGGGACAGTGCCTTTTTCACCAGCGCCG GGGTTTTGGATGCTGAGGAGTTGTCTAGTATAATTGAAGGCGTTGAGAAGGATGAGAAGCATGAATTACCTGATATACAAGAGGATGTGTACAAGTCGTGTGAGTCCATATCTACTTTAGCGAGTGATAGTTTGACTTTTGAGAGTGCGGAGGTGGAGGGTGATTTGTTTGAGGATTTAAGAGCTTCAATTCAGAAATCTAGCCGAAAGTCCAGCCCTGCTGGTGCAAAAACTAAAGTCCCATCTTCTCCTGCGGTTCCAGGGTTCCAAACTCATGACT CTTCCAAAAAAGTTGGCATGGTTTCTCGCAACAAG atgaaGGCCCCACCTGGTTCTAAGAACCTAAGTTCAGGCACGCAAGGATTTGGGAAGACAACGAAAAAGAATAATCCTATTTTTCCACAACTTCCACAG aAGCCTGCCGCTACAAGGAGAGAGTCGTCTATTTTAAGACAATCAAAGGTACTACCAAAGCCTAGTTTAAGTTCCACAACTTCTTCCAAGAGAGAATCCCTTGGCAATCTACATGTTAAAGCTGAAAGGGACAAGGCAAAACGAATAATTGGTG CTAGAGTCAGTTCAGTGACAAAAACATCTGTTGTTGGAGGTTCTCGAGGCATTGTGCCTAAGCCCACACTACCATCCAAATTATCTGCGGGACCGACAGTGCCAACCAGGACTAAATCAGTGGCTTCCACATCTTCCG ATGTTAGAACGCCTTCAAGAATAGCTCCAAGAAATAAAGCTGAACCGGAGATTTCTAGTCTTTCAAGCATGATGTCTGCAACAAAGCTTTCTTCTAGTATTTCACCTGCTAGTTCTATCAGTGACTGGTCTTCGTCAGAATCATCTTCAACAATTTCGATGGCTAAACGTGTATGTAATAGTTCAAGGTCCAGCATCGATAGTGGCTCAACCAGGAAGGGTTTATTGGATGCTGATGCAGATCAAGGTACACATTCTCACATTCCTCAGAATGATCAAAGCTTAGAAAGGCAAGAGGATCAGCATCGTGGGTTAACTAGTCAAAAGGAAAGGACAACTCCTGGAGTGGCAGTTCTTCCTCCAGCTCCCAAGAAACCTTCAGGCCTTCGTCTGCCTTCGCCAAAAATTGGTTTCTTTGATGgg GTGAAGCCCTTAGTGCGCACGCCACGTGGGGGGACGCAACCACGCTCTGTTGTACCTGGTAACTTGCCAAAACATGGAGCTCTAAGTCCAAATGAAGGCCAACACAAAACAGAACTTGGAAAGCTTCATGATTCTAAATCTATCGTGTCAATTGAAAATACAAAATCCATTAACCAGCAAGCTCCACATCCAAATTCTTTTCTTGAATCGCCAGATGTTGCAATCAAGACATCTAATGGTGCGCAGAATAAAAGCTCTTCCGACCTGGCCTTGGGTGCTGATGAAAATACATCACTCATCCATGTAGTGGAGAAAACTAATCATGATTTGCTACCACTTAAAG ACTGA